A single window of Arvicola amphibius chromosome 15, mArvAmp1.2, whole genome shotgun sequence DNA harbors:
- the Ctu2 gene encoding cytoplasmic tRNA 2-thiolation protein 2 has product MCQAGEDYAVSAQREPAPVPRPGRGQKCVKCAEGLPVVVIRAGDAFCRDCFKAFYVHKFRAMLGKNRLIFPGEKVLLAWSGGPSSSSMVWQVLEGLSQDSAKRLRFVPGVIYVDEGAACGQSLQDRAKTLAEVKQILQNTGFPWHVVALEEVFSLPPSVLCCASQDPAGTEEAYKTAVDSFLQQRHALGSEGCASPAQGEDRSHPSHSQEPLGMAGFPTAAQTEALSRLFSSIKTLTAKEELLQTLRTHLIVHVARTHGYCKVMTGESCTRLAIKLMTNLALGRGAFLAWDTGFSDERHGDVVLVRPMRDHTLKEVAFYNHLFGVPSVFTPAIDTKAPEKASIHRLMEAFILRLQTLFPSTVSTVYRTSEKLVKAPREGCASGPASPSCLLCMCALDIDTADSATAFGAQSSSHLSQMLPAEAGIPTTPCCSAGEGQAQSCHRGVGRRGDAQACVIEQLCYGCRVNMKDLPSLDPLPPYVLAEAQFRCQRAWVSKEIQEYLITDDEEEEESRAIKQEGENTGIGL; this is encoded by the exons ATGTGTCAGGCCGGTGAGGACTACGCGGTGTCGGCTCAGCGGGAGCCTGCGCCCGTGCCACGGCCGGG CCGGGGGCAGAAATGTGTGAAGTGCGCGGAAGGCCTGCCGGTGGTGGTGATACGAGCGGGAGACGCCTTCTGCAG GGATTGTTTCAAGGCATTCTATGTTCACAAGTTCAGAGCCATGCTTGGGAAGAACCGACTCATCTTTCCTGGCGAGAAG GTGCTGTTGGCGTGGTCTGGGGGGCCTTCGTCCAGTTCCATGGTCTGGCAAGTCCTTGAG GGTCTGAGTCAGGATTCTGCAAAACGACTACGCTTTGTGCCAGGAGTCATCTATGTTGATG AGGGAGCAGCCTGTGGCCAGAGCCTACAGGACAGGGCGAAGACCTTGGCTGAGGTGAAGCAGATCCTGCAGAACACTGGCTTTCCGTGGCATGTAGTTGCCTTAGAGGAG GTGTTCAGCTTGCCGCCATCCGTGCTGTGCTGTGCTTCCCAAGACCCCGCAGGGACGGAGGAGGCCTACAAAACGGCGGTGGACAGCTTCCTGCAGCAGCGGCATGCGCTAGGGTCTGAGGGCTGTGCCAGCCCAGCTCAGGGGGAGGATCGGTCACACCCATCCCATAGCCAGGAACCCCTAGGCATGGCTGGGTTCCCCACAGCTGCTCAGACTGAGGCCTTGTCTAGGTTGTTCAGTTCCATAAAGACACTGACAGCCAAAGAGGAGCTTCTGCAGACCCTGAG GACCCATCTGATTGTGCATGTAGCCCGAACCCATGGCTACTGCAAGGTGATGACTGGGGAAAGCTGTACCCGTTTGGCCATCAAGCTTATGACCAACCTGGCCTTGGGGAGAGGAGCCTTCCTTGCCTGGGACACG GGCTTCTCAGATGAGCGGCATGGGGATGTGGTGTTGGTGAGGCCTATGCGGGACCACACCCTGAAGGAAGTGGCCTTCTATAACCACCTGTTTGGCGTTCCCTCCGTCTTCACACCAGCCATCGATACCAAG GCTCCAGAAAAGGCTAGCATCCACCGGCTGATGGAGGCCTTTATCCTGAGGTTGCAGACTCTGTTCCCCTCCACAGTCAGTactgtgtacag GACAAGTGAGAAGCTAGTCAAGGCTCCCCGGGAGGGCTGTGCCTCTGGCCCCGCCAGCCCCAGCTGCctcctctgcatgtgtgcactgGACATTGACACCGCTG ACAGTGCCACGGCTTTTGGGGCTCAGTCCTCCTCACATCTCTCCCAGATGCTGCCTGCTGAGGCTGGGATACCTACCACCCCCTGCTGTAGTGCAGGGGAGGGTCAGGCTCAGAGCTGCCACAGGGGAGTTGGCAGGAG GGGGGATGCACAGGCCTGTGTCATAGAACAGCTGTGTTATGGCTGCCGGGTGAACATGAAGGACCTG CCCTCCCTGGACCCATTGCCACCCTATGTCCTGGCCGAGGCTCAGTTCCGCTGTCAGAG GGCCTGGGTCTCTAAGGAAATCCAGGAGTATCTGATTACAGacgatgagg